A region from the Benincasa hispida cultivar B227 chromosome 12, ASM972705v1, whole genome shotgun sequence genome encodes:
- the LOC120067461 gene encoding uncharacterized ATP synthase C chain-like protein encodes MAETTGRIPLWIIGTVTGIPVIVWLEDSTTVFSIAIFLDLSTTTPCLILFWDRGFLDFFLGTFSFSGSSGWIAGHGNQGDTSSEWFTYTEDFSYTEEESASSGRSRSTSSVNQPEQAGPSNAVPAPQPAAAPAAQQRNHLDQPNGEGGNPLDAEREARAQEEDARIYAAIEAITNACENEEATMVRRAHRILHERGLRLEDPEDVKRALQLALMTTGSTISMTVCGISVCSDATSNIALFSMEYFH; translated from the exons ATGGCCGAGACTACTGGAAGGATTCCTCTTTGGATAATAGGTACTGTAACTGGTATTCCTGTGATCG TATGGCTCGAGGATTCTACCACTGTGTTCTCTATTGCGATATTTCTTGATCTTTCTACTACTACGCCCTGTCTTATCTTATTTTGGGACCGCGGATTTCTTGACTTCTTTCTGGGGACCTTCTCTTTTTCGGGATCGTCGGGATGGATAGCTGGTCATGGTAACCAAGGCGACACCTCTTCTGAGTGGTTTACTTATACAGAAGATTTTTCTTATACAGAAGAAGAATCGGCCAGTTCCGGGCGTAGTAGAAGTACCTCGTCGGTCAATCAACCGGAACAAGCTGGGCCTTCCAATGCCGTACCCGCCCCCCAACCCGCCGCTGCCCCAGCAGCTCAACAACGGAATCACCTGGATCAACCAAATGGTGAAGGTGGGAATCCATTGGATGCTGAAAGGGAGGCTAGGGCACAAGAAGAGGACGCCCGCATCTATGCCGCGATTGAGGCTATCACGAACGCCTGCGAGAATGAGGAGGCGACCATGGTACGCCGAGCCCACAGGATCTTGCATGAGCGTGGGCTCAGGCTCGAAGATCCGGAGGATGTCAAGCGTGCTCTCCAGTTGGCTCTCATGACGACTGGGAGCACGATATCGATGACCGTCTGCGGCATTTCCGTGTGCTCAGACGCGACTTCGAACATCGCGCTGTTCTCGATGGAATATTTTCATTGA